A single window of Flavobacterium sp. 140616W15 DNA harbors:
- a CDS encoding CcoQ/FixQ family Cbb3-type cytochrome c oxidase assembly chaperone, with protein MFEQVKHNLETIAGVEIFPILSLLIFFLFFVCLGIWVFSYGKEKIDEMSQIPLDEN; from the coding sequence ATGTTTGAACAAGTAAAACACAACTTAGAGACTATTGCGGGAGTAGAGATATTCCCGATACTTTCCTTGCTAATTTTTTTCCTTTTTTTTGTCTGCCTAGGGATCTGGGTATTCTCATACGGAAAAGAAAAAATTGATGAAATGAGTCAAATTCCGTTGGACGAAAATTAA
- a CDS encoding cbb3-type cytochrome c oxidase N-terminal domain-containing protein yields MKKLIPVYIRLPLIFFIVFGAMEYFIDSGDKPAFIKYPMVSVFLFVFLFLLIAIEITVSAIDRITYNLLTDEQKAKLEIDSNLSLKERAWYKNLMQKLTKTEPMETEASLLLDHDYDGIKELDNNLPPWWIYLFYITIVFAVAYVVHYDVLGGEDQEMELKKEMAQAKIDVEEYLKTAPDLMDEKTVTLLTDPADLAAGKEIFTTDCAACHRADGGGQIGPNLTDNHWILGGGIKEIFHTITNGGRDGKGMIAWKGTLKPKEIQKVASYILSLQGSNPKDPKEPEGEIWVDKDASKTDAGGVTTQTDSTQVKK; encoded by the coding sequence ATGAAAAAATTAATTCCAGTATATATACGATTGCCACTAATTTTCTTCATCGTTTTTGGTGCAATGGAATATTTTATAGACTCAGGTGATAAGCCTGCATTTATAAAATACCCAATGGTTTCTGTCTTTTTATTCGTATTTCTTTTCCTTTTAATAGCAATAGAAATTACAGTAAGTGCAATAGACCGAATTACTTATAATCTGTTAACAGATGAACAGAAAGCGAAACTTGAAATTGATAGTAATTTGAGTTTAAAAGAAAGAGCTTGGTATAAAAATTTAATGCAAAAATTAACAAAAACGGAGCCGATGGAAACAGAAGCAAGTTTGTTATTAGATCATGATTATGATGGCATTAAAGAGTTAGATAATAACTTACCACCATGGTGGATTTATTTATTCTATATCACTATCGTCTTCGCTGTAGCTTATGTAGTACATTATGATGTATTAGGTGGGGAAGACCAAGAGATGGAGTTGAAAAAAGAGATGGCACAAGCTAAGATAGATGTTGAAGAATATCTTAAAACAGCTCCAGATTTGATGGATGAGAAAACAGTTACCCTGTTAACAGATCCAGCTGATCTTGCTGCCGGAAAAGAAATTTTCACAACAGATTGTGCTGCCTGTCACCGAGCTGATGGAGGAGGGCAAATTGGTCCAAATTTAACAGATAACCACTGGATTTTAGGTGGGGGAATAAAAGAAATATTCCACACCATAACCAATGGAGGACGAGACGGAAAAGGAATGATAGCATGGAAAGGGACATTAAAACCTAAAGAGATACAAAAGGTAGCTAGTTATATTTTGTCTCTACAAGGAAGTAACCCTAAAGACCCAAAAGAACCAGAAGGAGAAATTTGGGTTGATAAAGATGCATCAAAAACTGATGCAGGAGGAGTAACCACACAAACAGATTCTACACAAGTTAAAAAATAA
- the ccoG gene encoding cytochrome c oxidase accessory protein CcoG — MSNLPDEAFRDTIGTIDEGGNRKFIFPKKPSGKFYEYRKLVSYVLLAILVANPFIKVNGNQFMMFNILERRFNIFGFPFWPQDFYLFVISMLVGIVFIILFTVVYGRIFCGWICPQTIFLELVFRRIEYWIDGDRGAQSRLARQEWNGEKIRKRLTKWFIFFLISFLIGNVFLAYLVGSDQLFLMIEEGPIKQSNNFIALLLFTGVFYFIFVWFREQVCIIACPYGRLQGVLLDNKSINVAYDFVRGEKELGRAKYNKQEDRAASGKGDCIDCKQCVHVCPMGIDIRNGTQLECTNCTACIDECDTIMENIGLPKGLIRYASEDEIEKKEPFRFTARMKGYTAVLIILLGIFVGMLFLRNDVQAVVLRLPGQLFQHKGDKISNIYTYKIVNKTINDFNDIHFELIDQKGTIKNVGTQKFKVPKQGISQGTLFIEIDQALLESDKTKVEIGVFNGDKLIEKTSTNFLGPRSFN; from the coding sequence ATGTCAAATTTACCAGACGAAGCTTTTAGAGATACCATCGGAACAATAGATGAAGGGGGTAATAGAAAATTTATTTTCCCTAAGAAACCGTCTGGTAAATTTTATGAATACAGGAAACTGGTTAGTTATGTTTTATTAGCCATTTTAGTTGCAAATCCGTTTATAAAAGTAAATGGAAATCAATTTATGATGTTCAATATTTTAGAACGCCGTTTTAATATATTTGGATTCCCTTTTTGGCCTCAGGATTTTTATCTTTTTGTAATATCAATGCTCGTTGGTATTGTATTTATAATCTTATTTACAGTAGTGTATGGGCGTATTTTTTGTGGATGGATTTGTCCGCAAACTATATTTTTAGAACTAGTTTTTCGCCGAATAGAATATTGGATTGATGGAGATAGAGGAGCACAATCTCGATTAGCCAGACAAGAATGGAATGGAGAGAAAATTAGAAAAAGACTAACGAAATGGTTTATCTTTTTTCTTATCTCGTTTTTGATTGGTAACGTTTTCTTAGCTTATCTAGTAGGAAGTGATCAATTGTTTTTAATGATTGAAGAAGGGCCAATCAAACAATCAAATAACTTTATAGCCTTATTATTATTTACTGGAGTTTTCTACTTTATATTTGTTTGGTTCCGTGAGCAAGTTTGCATTATAGCCTGTCCATACGGAAGATTACAAGGTGTGCTTTTGGATAATAAATCTATTAATGTAGCTTATGACTTTGTTAGAGGAGAAAAAGAACTAGGTAGAGCTAAATATAATAAACAAGAAGATAGAGCAGCATCAGGAAAAGGAGATTGTATTGACTGTAAGCAATGTGTGCATGTTTGCCCGATGGGAATTGATATTAGAAACGGAACTCAATTAGAATGTACAAATTGTACAGCTTGTATTGACGAATGTGATACTATCATGGAAAATATAGGTTTACCAAAAGGACTTATTAGGTACGCTTCTGAAGATGAAATCGAGAAAAAAGAACCTTTCCGATTTACTGCTAGAATGAAAGGATATACAGCAGTATTGATTATCTTGCTGGGTATTTTTGTTGGAATGCTTTTCTTAAGAAATGATGTTCAAGCTGTAGTTTTACGTTTACCTGGACAGCTTTTCCAACACAAAGGAGATAAAATTAGTAATATTTATACGTACAAGATTGTCAATAAAACAATAAATGATTTTAATGACATTCATTTTGAATTGATTGATCAAAAAGGTACTATAAAAAATGTTGGTACACAAAAGTTTAAAGTTCCAAAACAAGGAATTTCACAAGGAACATTGTTCATAGAAATAGATCAGGCGCTTTTAGAAAGTGATAAAACTAAGGTAGAAATAGGTGTTTTTAACGGTGATAAATTAATCGAAAAGACATCAACAAACTTTTTAGGACCGAGAAGTTTTAATTAA
- a CDS encoding FixH family protein — translation MKINWGTAIVIAFGLFMTFILYFVFKVQSDSKYSNDLVVEEYYKHDSHFGEEMDRVQNAHDLKSRPTIIAMKDGVKIIFPNTFESKNIKGEVLMYRPSNKKLDFNTAITLTNSELLIPQKKLIKGRWDVNMEWQYDGKQYLTKEVVYIN, via the coding sequence ATGAAAATTAACTGGGGAACAGCAATAGTAATTGCATTTGGATTGTTTATGACATTCATTTTATACTTTGTTTTTAAAGTACAATCCGATAGTAAGTATAGCAATGATTTGGTTGTTGAAGAATATTATAAACATGATTCCCATTTTGGAGAAGAAATGGATCGTGTTCAAAATGCTCATGATTTGAAATCAAGACCTACAATTATTGCTATGAAAGATGGAGTTAAAATTATTTTCCCAAATACTTTTGAAAGTAAAAATATAAAAGGTGAGGTGCTAATGTACCGTCCATCAAATAAAAAACTAGATTTTAATACAGCAATTACTTTAACAAATTCTGAATTATTGATTCCTCAAAAGAAATTAATAAAAGGACGTTGGGATGTTAATATGGAATGGCAATACGATGGTAAACAGTATTTAACTAAAGAAGTTGTTTACATTAATTAA
- a CDS encoding sulfite exporter TauE/SafE family protein, producing MLYSAFIFGLISSFHCIGMCGPIAMMLPVDKQIGVKKATQVTVYHLGRLFAYGTIGLVFGLLGKGFFLAGIQQKISIVIGVIMIIVVLTPERIFAQYNFSKPVYKLISKIKTNLGKHFRSKSYKSLFIIGVLNGFLPCGMVYVALFGAIAMQSAELGVLYMILFGLGTVPLMTSVVYFNSFISQSTRNKFQKAIPYVAVIIGVLFILRGLGLGIPYLSPSNMSLFVQETPNCH from the coding sequence ATGCTTTATTCAGCTTTTATATTCGGTTTAATCAGTAGTTTTCACTGTATAGGTATGTGTGGCCCTATTGCTATGATGTTGCCTGTAGATAAGCAAATTGGGGTAAAAAAAGCAACACAAGTTACAGTCTACCACTTAGGTAGATTGTTTGCGTATGGGACAATTGGATTGGTTTTTGGATTACTAGGAAAAGGTTTTTTTCTTGCTGGAATTCAGCAAAAAATATCCATTGTCATTGGAGTAATTATGATAATTGTAGTTCTAACTCCAGAGAGAATATTTGCACAATACAACTTTTCAAAACCAGTTTATAAGCTCATTTCAAAAATAAAAACCAATCTAGGTAAGCATTTTAGAAGTAAAAGTTATAAGTCACTTTTTATTATTGGAGTACTTAATGGATTTTTGCCATGCGGAATGGTATATGTAGCATTGTTTGGAGCTATTGCTATGCAAAGTGCCGAATTGGGTGTTTTGTATATGATCTTGTTTGGCTTAGGAACGGTTCCTTTAATGACCAGTGTAGTATATTTTAATTCGTTTATTTCACAATCCACTCGCAATAAATTTCAAAAAGCAATTCCTTATGTTGCTGTTATTATTGGAGTTTTGTTTATTCTGAGAGGCTTGGGTCTTGGAATTCCGTATTTATCTCCATCAAATATGAGCTTATTTGTTCAGGAGACACCTAATTGTCATTAA
- the hemN gene encoding oxygen-independent coproporphyrinogen III oxidase: MKNSLIQKYNVPGPRYTSYPTVPYWNENDFTYQLWIDSLQKSFAESNQKDGISLYIHLPFCESMCTFCGCNKRITKNHDVENPYIEAVIKEWSLYCKLLNEKPIIKEIHLGGGTPTFFSPKNLEDLINGIFSYAEKAKEHEFSFEGHPNNTTYEHLQKLYNLGFRRVSYGVQDYSQKVQKAIHREQSFHNVAKVTFWAKEIGYTSISHDLIFGLPFQGVEDIIDTIEKTNSLQPDRLAFYSYAHVPWIKGNGQRGFSDENVPKDAEKRKLYEIGKELLYKNEYYEIGMDHFALKSDHLYTAFKEGKLHRNFMGYSASKTQLMIGLGVSSISDSWYSFAQNVKSIEDYYQLLEWDKLPVVKGHILTEEDLIIRKHILNLMCNFETTWSKESDYFKEIPEILVQLKEMENDGLLIIENQKINVTEAGKPFVRNICMAFDLHLKRKAPETSLFSMTI, from the coding sequence ATGAAAAATTCGTTGATACAAAAATATAATGTTCCGGGACCAAGATACACTAGCTATCCTACTGTTCCTTACTGGAATGAAAATGATTTCACCTATCAACTTTGGATTGATTCTTTGCAAAAATCATTCGCCGAAAGCAATCAAAAAGACGGAATTAGTCTATATATCCATTTACCTTTTTGCGAAAGCATGTGTACTTTTTGTGGTTGCAACAAACGAATTACAAAAAACCATGATGTAGAAAATCCATATATAGAAGCAGTAATAAAAGAATGGAGCCTGTATTGTAAACTTCTTAATGAAAAACCCATAATAAAAGAGATTCACTTAGGGGGGGGAACACCTACTTTCTTCTCCCCTAAAAATCTTGAAGATTTAATTAATGGTATTTTTTCTTATGCTGAAAAAGCTAAAGAACATGAATTTAGTTTTGAAGGGCATCCTAATAATACAACTTACGAACATTTACAAAAACTATATAATTTAGGATTTCGAAGAGTGAGTTACGGAGTTCAAGATTACTCTCAAAAAGTACAAAAAGCAATTCATCGTGAACAATCTTTCCATAATGTGGCTAAAGTTACGTTTTGGGCCAAAGAAATTGGTTATACATCTATAAGCCATGATTTAATTTTTGGCTTGCCTTTTCAGGGAGTTGAAGATATTATCGACACCATAGAGAAAACAAATTCACTACAACCTGATCGTTTGGCTTTTTATAGCTACGCACATGTGCCCTGGATTAAAGGGAACGGACAAAGAGGTTTTAGTGATGAGAACGTCCCTAAAGATGCCGAAAAACGAAAATTATACGAAATTGGAAAAGAACTATTATATAAAAATGAGTATTATGAAATTGGAATGGATCATTTTGCTTTAAAATCTGACCATTTATACACTGCTTTTAAAGAAGGGAAATTGCATCGTAATTTCATGGGATATAGCGCTTCCAAAACCCAATTAATGATTGGACTTGGCGTTTCATCAATTAGTGACAGTTGGTATAGTTTTGCTCAAAATGTAAAAAGTATTGAAGACTACTACCAATTATTAGAGTGGGATAAACTTCCTGTTGTAAAAGGGCATATACTAACTGAAGAGGATCTTATTATTAGAAAACACATCTTAAACTTAATGTGTAATTTTGAGACTACATGGAGTAAAGAAAGTGACTATTTTAAAGAGATACCAGAAATCCTAGTTCAGCTAAAAGAAATGGAGAATGATGGATTACTTATTATCGAGAATCAAAAAATAAACGTTACAGAAGCAGGAAAACCTTTTGTACGTAATATCTGTATGGCTTTTGATTTACATTTAAAGAGAAAAGCACCAGAGACAAGTTTGTTTTCGATGACTATTTAA
- a CDS encoding DoxX family protein, translating into MENVKNLNKWANAHTYLPVDLLRIALGVFLFMKGVFFITNIQYLHDLISPIDKFGGGMFLIHYIAPAHMIGGIMIVFGLLTRWAIGAQLPILLGAILVNFMGEMHSQNLLLAICVFMVCLFFFFYGSGKHSADYYFKMQQ; encoded by the coding sequence ATGGAAAATGTAAAAAATTTAAATAAATGGGCAAATGCGCACACTTATTTACCAGTAGATTTATTACGTATTGCTTTGGGGGTATTTTTATTTATGAAAGGAGTCTTCTTCATTACTAATATCCAGTATTTACATGATTTAATATCTCCAATTGACAAATTTGGTGGTGGAATGTTTCTTATACATTACATTGCACCTGCCCATATGATTGGAGGTATTATGATTGTTTTTGGATTGCTAACCCGATGGGCGATTGGTGCACAATTGCCAATCTTATTAGGAGCAATATTGGTTAATTTTATGGGCGAAATGCATTCACAAAATTTACTATTGGCTATTTGTGTTTTTATGGTATGCCTATTTTTCTTTTTTTATGGTAGCGGAAAACATTCAGCCGATTATTATTTTAAAATGCAACAATAA
- a CDS encoding acyl-CoA carboxylase subunit beta, with protein MDLNFNKNEDHNKLLLSELKQKFAKVKLGGGEKRIEKLHSEGKMTARERIDYLLDENSKYIEIGGFVGDGMYAEHGGCPSGGVVVKIGYVRGKQCVVVANDATVKAGAWFPITAKKNLRAQEIAMENRLPIIYLVDSAGVYLPLQDEIFPDKEHFGRIFRNNAQMSSMGITQIAAVMGSCVAGGAYLPIMSDEALIVDKTGSIFLAGSYLVKAAIGETIDNETLGGATTHCEISGVTDYKAKDDKDALDKIKNIVDKIGDYDKAGYSRIKAQKPALDPTEIYGILPKARNEQYDMMEIIKRMVDNSEFEAYKDGYGQSLITGYARIDGWAVGIIANQRKVVKTAKGEMQFGGVIYSDSADKATRFIANCNQKKIPLVFVQDVTGFMVGSKSEHGGIIKDGAKMVNAVSNSVVPKFTVIVGNSYGAGNYAMCGKAYDPRLIFAWPSAELAVMGGTQAAKVLAQIEASSLKSKGEIVDEAKEAELFAKIKARYDEQVSPYYAASRLWTDAIIDPLDTRKWISMGIEAANHAPITKPFNLGVIQV; from the coding sequence TAAAATGACAGCAAGAGAGCGAATTGATTATTTGCTTGATGAAAATTCAAAATATATAGAAATTGGTGGTTTTGTTGGAGACGGAATGTATGCAGAGCATGGCGGATGTCCATCTGGCGGTGTTGTTGTAAAAATAGGATATGTAAGAGGAAAACAATGTGTTGTTGTTGCCAATGACGCCACTGTAAAAGCAGGTGCTTGGTTTCCTATTACTGCTAAAAAAAATCTACGCGCTCAAGAAATAGCAATGGAAAACAGATTACCTATAATTTATCTTGTAGATAGTGCTGGAGTTTATTTGCCATTACAAGATGAGATTTTTCCAGACAAAGAACATTTTGGGCGTATTTTTAGAAATAATGCTCAAATGAGTAGCATGGGAATTACCCAAATAGCTGCTGTAATGGGTAGCTGTGTAGCTGGCGGTGCCTATTTACCTATTATGAGCGATGAAGCTCTAATTGTAGATAAAACAGGGAGTATTTTTCTTGCTGGAAGCTATTTAGTAAAAGCTGCTATCGGAGAAACAATAGATAACGAAACTTTAGGTGGTGCAACTACTCATTGCGAAATTTCGGGTGTTACCGACTATAAAGCTAAAGATGATAAAGATGCATTAGACAAAATAAAAAATATTGTAGATAAAATTGGTGATTACGACAAAGCTGGATACAGCCGTATTAAAGCCCAAAAACCCGCCTTAGATCCAACAGAAATTTATGGCATTCTACCAAAAGCACGAAATGAGCAATACGATATGATGGAAATCATTAAGCGTATGGTTGATAATTCTGAATTTGAAGCCTATAAAGACGGTTATGGACAATCATTAATAACAGGTTATGCTAGAATTGATGGCTGGGCAGTAGGAATTATAGCCAATCAAAGAAAAGTAGTGAAAACTGCCAAAGGCGAAATGCAATTTGGAGGAGTTATTTACTCTGATAGTGCCGATAAAGCAACTCGTTTTATTGCTAATTGCAATCAGAAAAAAATACCACTAGTATTTGTACAAGATGTTACAGGTTTTATGGTAGGTTCTAAATCCGAACATGGCGGAATCATAAAAGACGGTGCAAAAATGGTAAATGCAGTAAGTAATTCAGTAGTACCAAAATTTACCGTTATCGTTGGAAATTCATACGGGGCAGGAAATTATGCCATGTGTGGTAAGGCCTACGATCCTAGATTAATCTTTGCTTGGCCTAGTGCAGAACTCGCTGTTATGGGAGGAACACAAGCGGCGAAAGTATTGGCTCAAATAGAAGCATCTTCTTTAAAATCAAAAGGAGAAATTGTAGATGAGGCAAAAGAGGCCGAATTATTTGCAAAAATTAAAGCTCGTTATGATGAACAAGTTTCCCCATACTATGCAGCTTCTCGATTATGGACTGATGCTATCATAGACCCGTTAGACACTCGTAAATGGATTTCTATGGGAATAGAAGCGGCTAACCACGCTCCTATTACAAAACCATTTAATCTTGGGGTTATTCAAGTATAA